One Alkaliphilus sp. B6464 genomic window carries:
- a CDS encoding glycine betaine ABC transporter substrate-binding protein: MIKNKWKKLSVLVCTILALTIVGCSSNSGNNGASNKNSEKTLGQQVDYKIIGIDAGAGVVQAAEKAVEDYDLDFKVQTSSGAAMTQALGDAIENNRPIIVTAWTPHWKFAKYDLKYLDDPKGSFGGEEKIHTITRLELKEDMSNAHKILDQFYWTPEDMESVMLKVNEGENVVEVATQWINDNQDKVSEWTDGAHKVDGEKIKLAYVAWDSEIASTNVIGKVLEDMGYNVTLTQVEAGPMWAAVASGDVDAIVAAWLPGTHEKYMADYNDQVEDLGPNLEGAKIGLAVPAYMKIDSIEDLAK, encoded by the coding sequence ATGATTAAAAACAAATGGAAAAAACTTAGTGTGCTAGTATGCACTATATTAGCTTTAACTATAGTAGGTTGCAGTAGCAATAGTGGGAATAATGGGGCATCAAATAAAAATTCCGAAAAAACATTGGGCCAACAAGTAGATTATAAAATTATAGGTATAGATGCTGGTGCAGGAGTAGTACAGGCTGCTGAAAAAGCTGTTGAAGATTATGATTTAGATTTTAAGGTACAAACTAGTTCTGGAGCTGCTATGACTCAAGCTCTTGGAGATGCAATTGAAAATAATAGGCCTATTATAGTTACTGCTTGGACACCACATTGGAAATTTGCTAAGTATGACTTAAAATATTTAGATGACCCTAAGGGATCATTTGGTGGAGAAGAGAAAATTCATACAATTACGCGCTTAGAATTAAAGGAAGATATGTCAAATGCTCATAAAATCTTAGATCAATTTTATTGGACTCCAGAGGATATGGAATCTGTTATGCTTAAAGTTAATGAGGGAGAAAATGTAGTCGAAGTTGCAACACAATGGATTAATGACAATCAAGATAAAGTAAGCGAGTGGACAGACGGTGCACACAAAGTAGATGGAGAAAAAATTAAACTTGCTTATGTTGCTTGGGACTCAGAAATTGCATCTACTAATGTTATCGGAAAAGTATTAGAGGATATGGGATATAATGTTACACTTACACAGGTGGAAGCAGGACCAATGTGGGCTGCCGTAGCCAGTGGAGATGTAGACGCTATTGTTGCAGCATGGTTACCAGGAACTCATGAAAAGTATATGGCAGACTACAATGATCAAGTAGAAGATTTAGGTCCAAACTTAGAAGGAGCAAAGATAGGTTTAGCTGTTCCCGCGTATATGAAAATTGATTCTATAGAAGATTTAGCTAAATAG
- a CDS encoding ABC transporter permease, whose protein sequence is MMTNIPQIPLVKWADLLVAWLRKDAQWFFSPIKTLLDGFVSGLSEILTTIPPLLFVIIIVGLTIFITKRKWGLSIFVLLGLLLIQNLGYWEDTMLTLSLVLTASLISIIIGVPLGIWMSRNKIIQDIVTPILDFMQTMPAFVYLIPAVSFFGIGMVPGIIASVIFAMPPVVRLTNLGIRQVSTELIEAADAFGSTSMQKLFKVQLPMAKNTIMAGINQTIMLALSMVVIASMIGAEGLGVEVFRAVTRNEAGQGFASGLSIVILAIVLDRITQALNIQKHS, encoded by the coding sequence ATGATGACTAACATACCCCAAATACCCCTAGTTAAATGGGCTGATCTGCTTGTAGCGTGGTTAAGAAAAGATGCTCAGTGGTTTTTTAGCCCAATTAAGACTTTGCTAGATGGATTTGTAAGTGGATTAAGCGAAATATTAACAACTATCCCACCATTACTTTTTGTTATTATTATTGTAGGATTAACTATATTTATAACTAAGAGAAAATGGGGATTATCCATATTTGTTTTACTTGGGCTACTATTAATACAAAATCTTGGATACTGGGAAGACACTATGCTAACTCTTTCGTTAGTTTTAACGGCTAGTTTAATATCAATTATAATTGGTGTTCCTCTCGGAATTTGGATGTCTAGAAATAAGATAATACAAGATATAGTAACCCCTATATTAGACTTTATGCAAACCATGCCTGCCTTTGTTTATTTAATACCAGCAGTTTCTTTTTTTGGAATAGGAATGGTACCAGGAATTATTGCTTCGGTTATATTTGCAATGCCTCCAGTTGTTCGATTAACCAATCTAGGCATTCGACAGGTTTCTACAGAACTAATTGAAGCGGCAGATGCTTTTGGATCGACTAGCATGCAAAAACTGTTTAAAGTTCAACTTCCAATGGCTAAAAATACGATAATGGCAGGTATTAACCAAACAATTATGTTGGCGTTATCTATGGTTGTTATAGCTTCAATGATAGGTGCTGAAGGTCTTGGAGTTGAAGTCTTCAGAGCTGTTACAAGAAATGAAGCTGGACAAGGCTTTGCATCTGGACTATCTATTGTAATATTAGCTATAGTATTAGATCGTATTACCCAAGCACTAAACATACAAAAACATTCTTAA
- a CDS encoding GbsR/MarR family transcriptional regulator, which yields MTQSDIQIINEIEEIKNEATLTLTKLINLYGLTLSESRLFSIMFLENNPMTLDEMSQSLGMSKTSMSTGVRSLLDAQMVERIWKKGIRKDLYMVEKDLYKTFSNAFIENWHSAIYHNTKTFNEILEQLNILSQTVEDPELQIALSQYSKKIDSIIHFYKWLAEVFKEIQEKIESRQ from the coding sequence ATGACTCAAAGTGATATACAAATAATAAACGAAATTGAAGAAATAAAAAATGAAGCTACTTTAACTTTAACAAAATTAATTAATCTGTATGGGCTTACACTTTCCGAATCCCGCCTGTTTTCAATTATGTTTCTTGAAAATAATCCAATGACCTTAGATGAGATGAGCCAATCCTTAGGAATGAGCAAAACCTCAATGAGTACAGGTGTCCGTAGTCTGCTAGATGCTCAAATGGTTGAGCGAATATGGAAAAAAGGCATAAGGAAAGATTTATATATGGTAGAGAAAGATTTGTATAAAACCTTCTCAAATGCATTTATAGAAAATTGGCACTCTGCAATTTACCACAATACTAAAACCTTTAATGAAATATTGGAGCAATTAAATATTCTTTCACAAACAGTTGAGGATCCAGAACTACAAATTGCTCTATCTCAGTATTCAAAAAAAATAGATAGCATTATTCACTTTTATAAATGGCTAGCAGAAGTGTTTAAGGAAATTCAAGAGAAAATTGAATCTCGACAATAA
- a CDS encoding quaternary amine ABC transporter ATP-binding protein, with amino-acid sequence MLKIEVKGLTKIFGRNPKQGIQLLEQGKTKTEILKETGMTVGVNRVSFEVYSGEIFVIMGLSGSGKSTLIRLINRLIEPSAGSVLVDGEDLAQMDKYKLRETRRKKLSMVFQKFGLFPHRTILENAGYGLEVQGMDKKEIHEKAINSLKMVGLEGYEDQYPSQLSGGMQQRVGLARALANDPDILLMDEAFSALDPLIRKEMQDELVELQSSMQKTIIFITHDLDEALRIGDRIALMKDGVIVQVGTPEEIMTNPANEYVEKFVEDVDRSKVLSAQHVMKRPETIDIEKHGPRVALQRMKQVGISSIYVINKNKQLLGVVTADAASEAVKDGNRNIYDVMETDIPKVSPDLSLNDLFEVIHNSPVPVAVVEDKILKGIIVRGAVLAALAGNEVKDDD; translated from the coding sequence ATGCTAAAAATTGAAGTAAAAGGATTGACAAAGATCTTTGGCAGAAATCCAAAGCAAGGCATACAACTGTTAGAACAAGGAAAAACAAAAACGGAGATTTTAAAAGAAACAGGAATGACCGTAGGTGTAAATCGCGTATCATTTGAAGTATACTCTGGAGAAATTTTTGTGATTATGGGATTATCGGGAAGTGGAAAGTCTACTCTTATTAGATTAATTAATCGCCTAATCGAGCCGAGTGCAGGTAGTGTACTAGTAGATGGTGAGGATTTAGCCCAAATGGATAAATATAAACTAAGAGAAACTAGAAGAAAAAAATTAAGTATGGTTTTTCAAAAGTTTGGATTATTTCCCCATCGTACTATTTTAGAAAATGCTGGATATGGGTTAGAAGTACAAGGTATGGACAAAAAAGAGATTCATGAGAAAGCTATTAATTCGTTAAAAATGGTAGGGTTAGAAGGATATGAAGATCAATACCCTAGTCAATTATCGGGGGGAATGCAACAAAGGGTAGGTCTTGCAAGAGCTTTAGCTAATGATCCAGATATTTTATTAATGGATGAAGCCTTTTCAGCACTTGATCCACTAATCAGAAAAGAAATGCAAGATGAACTTGTAGAGTTACAATCATCTATGCAAAAAACAATTATATTTATAACCCATGACTTAGATGAGGCACTCAGAATTGGAGACAGAATTGCATTAATGAAAGATGGGGTGATTGTACAAGTTGGTACCCCAGAGGAAATTATGACGAATCCTGCAAATGAATATGTAGAAAAGTTTGTGGAAGATGTTGATAGGTCTAAGGTCCTTTCAGCACAACATGTTATGAAACGTCCAGAAACTATTGATATTGAAAAACATGGTCCACGAGTTGCGTTACAGCGTATGAAACAAGTTGGAATTTCAAGTATTTATGTTATTAATAAAAATAAACAGCTTCTTGGAGTTGTGACTGCAGATGCGGCATCTGAGGCTGTAAAGGATGGAAATAGAAATATCTATGATGTAATGGAGACAGATATTCCTAAGGTTTCGCCGGATTTATCATTAAATGATTTATTTGAGGTAATACACAATTCTCCAGTTCCGGTAGCTGTTGTTGAAGACAAAATATTAAAAGGAATTATCGTTCGTGGAGCTGTACTAGCAGCTCTTGCAGGAAATGAGGTGAAAGATGATGACTAA